GATCAAGGGAGCTAACAATTTTGTATTCACTGTATCCAATGTCAATTTGGAAGTATTTCCCAAGAAAGCTTGGGTTgctttcctcttctctctccactTCTTGAACAATGATTGCATAGGTGTAAGTTGGTTGATAAGAGCCTAAAAAGTCCCCTCCCTCTGAGTCAACCAGGTAGCCGACATATTCTCCAGGATAGAACACATTCAAAGGGTCCATTAGAAGAATATGATGTATCTCTGCAGGTATTGGTGTCCCGGGAAGGGGAAGTTCAAGCTTTGATGGCTCGGTTGAGTCATACTTGACACCAAGATTGTCCAGCTTTTCTGTGATTCTGTATATGTCATTGCAGCCCAGCATGGCAATAAGATAGGAAGTGTCCGAAATCAGATTGTCTGTTGCAGACTTGAGGGTCATTGCAAGAGCAAGCAGAAAATTGATGTCCTTACTATCAGAATGCTGAATGTAGAGGTGGATAACTGAAGTGCCATACCTTTTCAGAAAGGCCAGGGTTTCACTGCGGCTGTGAGGAATAGGACTGCAGCCTTTCACTCGCAAAGTCGTCTGTAGCTTCTCGAAACAGGACACCTTCAAACCCTCACATAAAGCCTTGCACAGCCTGATTGCTTTTTCCTCATTGACCATGTATGCATTATCGTTCTCGTGCTTCATGATTCGTATTAGTCCTGTAATAAACTGCTCAGAGGAAAGTAACAGCTGAAGGCGTCCCTGAAGCGAGCAAAGGGCTCCAAACTGGCACATTTTCTGAGACTCTTCATCAAGTTGTTCCTCCAAAATACTACTCAAAAGTCTAGGCCTCAGTTTCTGAGGGAGCAACATAATGAGCTTAGTGTGAAAGGCATGGTCTTTGCCCAGATAGCACTGGCTCATGTCAACAAGCATTTGGACTCCAACATTACCTTGGATTCTGCTCTTGTAATGTGGTGCATCATCAAAGACCAAACTGTTTgacttagccagtcggccatCGTGACTTGGTAGGTAAAACGTGAAGTCTCGGAGGGTCTCCAGGTCTTTGCGGATTTGTACTGGTTCATTCTGGAGACTTTTGAAGAGCCCAGATACTGTTCTTTTCACTGTTCTCATTTCATTTGGGTCAAGCTGTTTGCCTTCTGAACTTCTGTATATACGACACAGCACTTCAATATATTGCTTTGTGGAAACAACGTCCTCAGTTCCCAATACTTTGAACAGCTGGTGAAAGGTGCCAAGTTCGAGCGGAAGTTTGTACAAATATGGCTTGAAGTCTGATTCATTGTCTAGATTTATAACAACTTCTTCAGGTTTCAGAAGTTTCCATCCCTCCTCGACCATAACAAACGCTACTCCCCGTAACTGATAACGGAATTCCCGTTTGTCTGCATTTAGAAACTCATAGGTGCTCCTCAAAACTTTGTTTCTTGTTTTGATGGTGTCATCATCCACATTTGTGACGCTGCAGATATTTTTGCAATTGTTAATGACCTTTTCCAAAGGGGGGTCCATATTAACATTTAACTGAGCCAAAACCTGGTCAAGCTGTTCTTGTCCTGCAAGTGTGCTTCCCTCTTGGTCTTTTATGCTTCCCGGGGTGGCCTTCTCTGGTAGAATAGGACAGGATGTCCAAAGTAATTGCATGATATCTGTTTGCTTAAATTTTGGGTTCACTTGAGACCCACTGAAACGAATCAGAGGAAGTGTGTCATTTACTTCCTGATGCTGAGGATGAAGCCTGACAAGTTCTGCTGGTGCACGCTCTGGACATAAGAATGGTATCATTGAAAGTTCTTTGAGGAACGCTCCCTCAAAAAGATCTGCCCTCTCGTTGAAAATGTGATTCAGGAGAACATCCACAATGATCTGGACTTTTTCGTTGGACCAGTTCTCTGTTTGAGCTTTGATGCTGACCTCTTTTGCAAACTGCAGGACTTGCTGTTGAGACACAATGTATTTTAAACCTATCTTGCGTAGGAATGTAATCCATGATGGTAGGAACATGGTTCCGTTTTTTGGCTTTAACATTTGCTCAATTTTCCTGAAGAAATCAGGAGGGATGAAGGATTTTGGTGGAAGCATCACTTCAAATACTTTCACAGTTTGGTCATAGAATGCTTTGGCAGGCTTTAGTCTACTCGTTGAGTCATAAATGAATGACAGAGTTTCCAGTTTTTCGTAGAGTTGATCCTTTATGTCACAAGACTCCTCCAATGCCAATAACCTCTCCTTCAGATAGATGAGATGCTGAATTTTAGCATCATGTGACAAAATGTCAAACTTTGGAAGCAGGTGCTTCAGGTAGACCTCCAGATCATCAATGGGGATGCACCCAAGGAAGGCGTAAAGTTCTTTGAGCTGTGGATTGTCAACTAGGAACGTTGCTGATGTAGTGTGTGCCCATTTTTCCATGTCAATGGAGGGAATGCTTTTGGTCAGAATATAGCAAGCTCCGAAGTTTGCAATGCTAATATGCCGGGCATTGACAGTTCTGTAACATGGGAGCAGTTTCAGACTTTGTACATCATCTTGGCAGAGGTTGGTCAGATTTGAGTTAAAGTATAACAAAAGTGCTTCGAAGTCTTTGTCAGTCAGGTTAACCGCTTTGAaagctgcattctggatcatgTACTCAAGAGCTCTCAGAATGCTTGAAGGACTGTCTATATTTGCCGTCTGCTGGGCCAGCAGGGGCAAAATGGGATTCTCTTTGGCACATAGTTTGTTTACAGCCACCTGAAAGCATCCAGCTTTCATTAGGGTGTGGAAGACTTTGTCATTCTGTCCATTGGGAAAAATAGCAGCATACATTAGACTCAGGGGTAGTAACACATCATATTCTGGCACAACTAGCTTGTTGCTGGACACCATGAACTTGATCCCTGGTAGTAGAGCCCAGTCTTTAAGGATGTCCAGAACAGTCTCAAATTTGGATTTCATCTCTGTCTGGTCGTCTCTGATGCCAATGTTCTCACTGATGAAGTGCCATGCACTTTTTAGCCACGATTCACTAGCATAGTTTTCTCTCCACTTCACAGAGGTCCTTGTTCTGTACTCTCGAGGTAAAACTGATCCCAATAAATCTCCAAAGCCGCTGATGTCAAAGACTTTGGCCACACCTGCTTTGAAAAGAATGTTGCTGTATCTCATGTACAAGGTGTGCATGAACAGCTCTTTCCTGGAGGCGATAAGTTCATGATGACCGGTCAGGAATTTTGGTCGTTTGGAGTCAAAAACTTGCAACATGTTGTCCATTGTCAACAGCAGGGGCAGACCCTCTATTTTGATATCATCCTCCTCTATGTCTTTGAAGCAATAGTCCACTAGAAGCTTGAGACTGTGAAAGAGTTTGAAGTTAGACTGCTGCAGTCGACAGGGCAGTTTTCCAACTTGGCATGACGCGTCCGGTGATGAGAATGTCAGCAGGAAGTTTCGGACGTCTTCTGGTGTCACATAGCTGACCGGAATACCAGCGTCTTCCAGGCAGAAGTATAGGCTGGCTGTTTCATCACAACTGTGGACCAAGTTAAAGCCGACGTCCAGAAGCATGGCCTTCAGCCTGTAGACGTTTTCTGCCACAGATTTGCGGGTGGTAATATTGTATTCTGTGTTTTTCAGGTGCTGCAACTCATCCTGCAGCAAGTTGTCAAAAAATGCTCTGCTCTTCGTTGACGTGGATGTGTTCACCCAAGAAATGTACACTGCAGAGTGCATATCAGTGTTGTCTAGGTGAGGCGCTCTGACAACAGGGAGAAGTCTTTTCAGATCTAAATTAATGCACTGATAGATTGCCTTTACCAAACAGTACCAGTCTGGCTGAATGTCAAGTCTGTTCACAGGGAAGAAAAACAAGAATTTTCTTAAGATGTCTTTGACAACATGGATTGGTGTTCCCTGTAGAATTGTCATGGTGGGATCAGGCCCTGGAAAGAGCCTACGTTTCAGCTGAATCAGCAGCTCCACATAAGCTGGAGCTATAAGTGCTGTCATTAGATTATTGTTCCAGTCACTCCTCACTCCAACTCCATTGTCATCTCTCCACAGGTTTCTTCTGGCAGAGTCTAAGGCAAAATGTCCATTCACATGAAAAGGCAGGCCAGTCTCCAGAGAAAGGGGAAGGAAGCAGAATGCTCTGTGAGCTTTCTTGTAGTTGTGGCTAGTGCATGCTGCCACCCCACCTCGGGGGAAGAGTGTTATGTCCTCATTTTTGTGAGCTGAAATGACACTCTTGGACACCTTTTCCATGTCAGAAAAGCCAGATCTGTTGCACACTAGCCAGGTTGTTGAGTTCCCGTCTGAATCTTCAATGTCCATCATGTATGTAATTTGCTGAACTGGGATTTGCATCAGCTGCTTTTTCTTTGTCACACTGTCCACTACTGAGGCATGGAACTGCTTGCGTTTAAGGCGGTCACCATCTGTGATTTTTGCAGTCACAGAATACAGTGTCTTCAGTTCTCCTGTCCCATGTTCTATTTCACATATTGAAATTTTTTCCATGTGGTTCAGAAACATGAGTAGCTCTGCACCATCGGTTCGTAATTTATCTAGCAGATTTTGTACCATTCTGTCTGAAGCAGGTACCGAACTGATCTCTGAAATCTTTGCCATTTCTATGGTGCGTATGGGAAACCGAAACATTGTACAGCGCTCCAACTTGAAACAATTCCCCAAATACAAGTTCAGCACATCAGAAAATTGGGACCTAAAGTCAGAATCCAAATCTCTGAACATTCTTCCAGGGCTGACAGATGTTGCCCCAGGTGCATAACGTGCATGTGGATCAAAGATACATAGAATGTCATTATTTGAAATGAAAGAAGGGCAGTCAGTGATGTGATACACCGAGTTGAATCCTATACCATACTGCCCAGTTTTGCCAGGATTTGCCTCTTTCGTCCCTCGCCCAAGATTCTGAATCCCTCTAATATCGTCCTCTGTAAATGGCTGATTGTTGTACACACAGAGTGATGGGCCCTGCATGGGCACCCACTTGTCATCGAATATCCTATCAGTTGGATGGGTCCTAGGATCAAAGACAAAGTATATCTCTGTTGCCTTGGCATCATCTGCATTCTGAAGGAGTTCTTTCAGCATCTCCTTCTCTGATGGGTAAGCATTGAGGATGCTCTTGATTCTGCTAGTAAGTTTCTCCTTTTGCCCAAACTCACTTCCAAGAGTGGTGAAACATATATTGGAAGCATATCTTTCCAAAGCTTTGTGGCGTTTTGGAATGGCGCCTAACTTAACTGCTACTTCCCTTGGGATATCCGCATGACAGTACTTCACAGTTGTATCTCTGACCTTAATCCAAGGGCAGTCGTTATAGCACAATGACTTGGACTGCTGCAAAGTGAGGTTGCTGTCAGGCAAAAGTATCTGTCCATAGTTGCTTTGGCAGAACTCCTGAGTTTTGTCTCGAATCAGACTCCATATTCCTTCACTGATGATTCTACGGCACAGCTGGAAGTTATCCTCAGTAAGACATCTTCTCCCACATTCATTCTTAATCATTTCTAGGACAGTCGAGAAATTTTCAACTGTGAAGCTTGGCTGAACCCCCACATTTTCAAAGAGCTCACGGCAACTGTTTCTATACTTGTTAGGAAGCTGGTAAAGATATGGAGCTGCATCGAAATTCAAGTAAAATGCCACTTTGGATGGATTCACATACGTGTTCTCCACTAGAATTGAGCAGAAGGTTTTTAGTTCCTCCATGATTTCTTCTTTTGCAATTTTGGACTGCATCATCTCCTCATGTAAGTATTTGTAACAAGCGTTTGTTATGTTTTCTTGATACATTGTGACTCCGTCAAATGATTTCGAGAGTTCTCTTAGTTGACTTATGACTAACCCAACCGCTGGCTTTTTAATTAGCCCAAGGAAGTCTTTAACAGCCAGAGAGATGGGGCCACAACCTTTGAAAGATGGAGAGCTCTCATTCAGGATTGGCTTCATTAAACACACAGTGTCCTGATGGTCTGTGGTAAAAAGTTCTGTTGCAGAGAACATTGTTGACTGGGGAAAATTATTTCCATGCCAAGGGAGTGAAAAGCCAGCAGGCTTTGTCAGAAATGGCAGAAACTTGATCTCTTGCAGTTTTTCAACATATTCATTTCCTCTTGGGTCTGTCATTTTCAGTTTTTCGTCGATGAGGCTAAGCAGTATGCTGCTCCTGTGACATGCAGCTACATGGTCTGTTTCATTCAGTGCCATTACAGACTCTGCCCGTTCAGTCAAGTCTTCCCACGAGAGGTCATCTTTTACCATCCCCAACTGTACCAACTTCACTAAGCACACTGGGTTCAGATAGTCTTTCACACTTCCTTCAGGGAACCGGCCATCGTCACTGTTGTACAGTCTGGCAACTCGTCCCTCTGGATGTATGAGTCGAGATGGCAGAACAAGTCTGTCTGATGTCCCTGAGCATGGAATACATGGAGTCTCTCTCAGGATAGATGCAAAGTCCTCCAATTTTTCATTGAGGACATAATACATCAGGGGGTCACGAAGGTCCTTGTCTATGTCTTGTATATGTGGAAAGAATACATCTGAGAAGAACTGTCGCTCTGTGAGTGTGTTCTCCAACAGTTTCCCTTTACAGCCAGCATCATCAAAGCCTTCTTTGACCCAGTCTGGCAGCTCAACAGCACAGAGATCTTGGGAGCCACATTTCTTGAGGTACTTCATAAATATTTTGAAGGCAGCAGGTCCTACGTCAGGTCTGCAGAGCAAGGAGTCATCCAAGAACCTAACATACTTGATCGACACCCATGTTTTGCCATCTGAAAAGACTTTTGCGTTGTCACTGTCTCCTCCTTTGGCAATTTCTTGATACACTCCTTGGCAAATCAAATTAAAGTCGTCATGCACAAGGCCAGGGTCAGGCCAGGCTGCGTAATAGCTGTATTCAAGGAGTTCCCCATTTTCGGACATAGTCCGTAGCATGCTCAGTGCAGCCAAGTATGCCTGGACAATGACATGTCTCATGAAAATTGAGTTCCATTCTCCTTTGGTGTCTGTTTTCCAGATTTCTTTACGATTTGACGTAACTGCAAAACATCCGTTAATGTGTACAGGTAGTCCAGTTTTTATTCGGAGAGGTAAGTAGCAGAACACTTCTCCAATTGGACTGGCGTTTGCTTTCACTGTCCATTTCCGATTTTCTTCTTCCGAGAGCAGAACTGCTACACCCCCACATGGAACTAGTCCTAGTCGCTTTCCACTTTCATTCAGGGAGAACTTCAGAGCTTCAGTCACATCCATGCATGAGCAGATGAGCCAGTTTGTGTTTTCCACCCCCTTTTGAGGCATTTCGTCAGTGACTCTTTTGGATTGAGAACCTTTAGCTGCCATCTCAAAGTATGAAGAAGGATCCTCTTCAGAGCCTCTGAAAAGGGGCGACTGTAGATCAAGAATTCGCCTGAATACATTGTGGAACTCCTCTACTACAATTCTGATGATGCAGCCAGACTTCGGAATATCAGCTGGAACTCTGTTGGTGGCTGCAACTTTCTTCATGACTCTGGCTGCAGATTTCAGAATACTGAGGGGGCCGTATGCTGCTTTGGAAGACCACACGCTCTTGTTAATCGTGACTACATCCTGTGCAGCAGCAGGACTTGACTCCTCCGATTTCAAATACTTCAGGACCATTGTACCAACATGCTGTGTGAAAAGAATCAGCCGATGGCCACAGATGCTGAATTCATCAACCAGTGAATAGATATCTGTGGTGTTGTAGTAGATGCTGCTAATTTCGCTCACTGCTGCTTCTTGCTCTGTTCTGAAAGGTAGCCTGAAGAGTGTTCCATCATATTTGTATGGG
The sequence above is drawn from the Salminus brasiliensis chromosome 11, fSalBra1.hap2, whole genome shotgun sequence genome and encodes:
- the sacs gene encoding sacsin isoform X1; translated protein: MAANHDPWLLLVTVSHDYLGHRVFQVPWSATVQHIKLLVYEETDFPVCEQQLLHSGKVIIDQVEVGSLVPQGSCEIFMTLHGRGLRGGGRFGQTTPPLVEFLKDILRRYPEGGQILKELIQNAEDAGATEVRFLYDETEYGVESLWSHDMAQYQGTALYVYNDAVFTAEDWNGIQEIARSRKREDPLKVGRFGIGFNSVYHITDVPSIFSGDQIGMLDPHQMLFGVHESGQCWNLKADIKEIMELNDQFAPFFGLFGSSENTIKEGNFPGTLFRFPLRMKPSQLSSNIYNKEKVLELFESFKADADTVLLFLKSVQKVSLHVRESDGTERMLFQVTAGENAEHKLERPNSLKTLGLAIDSYSNGVPSDSVTCATYQLTIEVQDETAKESQKTTWLVCNGIGGRGMCGELDSLADDLKFIPTIGIALPLTLLDEEKGATSGFLGRAFCFLPLPLGEESMTGLPVHVSGFFGLTDNRRSIKWREVDQWRDPAALWNELLIVTVIPRAYYTLIMETIRRVQNKKDQDFPLSPGGIYGAWPDPNKTRPHWRPILEPLFRDLLQQPVIYSLSSTWVQMDDTVFSELDSTRDSAETVMTYLQSSGMTLAKVPATIAAVLTTFVSKPDSLKKVNPSFVRQTLRKTRHKGPSQEKLLLLEFILSDACYSDLIGLELLPLQNETFVAFSSSVSDKDAVYIASEEYPRSLYPGLEGRFILESIAPQVMNSLKEAAKSRVQQYLWGCSGRPCTQVQVLTPERSARLIKEILATAWPSRDFAVQWNPGDQEMKHPSASWIRMVWKHLYINFADDLSTFEDMPLIPNVPLNDCVESLNLLRLKTPSPIIIVSEEEGSLSEVLNEVIKKVGGVVLKTLDPCLQHPLLKNYIHQLSPSTLLQIMDRASPQRLVSQVSSLSVIQKTALRSFLAGLTDVTEKEKRIIQELPIFVKVGQYSEKGTPSFTSLKGARALHHTAKHPPDVKLSISVVDSSDEATIRLTALFNVEQVKSTECLKVIVQDIEKGFYTKEEVKRIMLWALTHLSFLKNENKAVVTWLSSLKFIYSSSGKPLAPTDLFDPELEILQNLFYMEEKSRFPPDTYMSSPDVLHSLRQLGLKNEVQLTEKDVLQVAQKIEELQESTKPEWESLLKKAKTLLTILNKQTKLVKSTEAQASLQNLKWVPVCKDRPLNYPKSLAWKGDSCNISSLSEMCDISHAVLVGSSVALVERTSAGMKKALKLSMDPQVDQVLQHLKAVNDWHRSQAFTTEDWYQFQQILFEIYDFMQVHLGNAREAVKSLSFDWVWTGKTFASPAHTVLKPIPDLDLQPYLYSLPKTIAKFHKLFKFCGSIDEVVPDHVFEVVKTIRERSTQEMSKEEGKHNLLLLINILRWIYSSQITVDVDMHVPIFCYKDPSKLIMKPIHECTYCDIKVDDLIDLLDDTSEPIILVHDDIPMKTAEWLRVPCLSTRLINPENLGFEQSGQREPLTVRIKNILEEYPSVADIFKELLQNADDANATECSFLIDMRKNLDLRENLLDPGMIVCHGPSLWSFNNSVFSDIDFLNITRLGGSMKRCEADKVGKFGLGFNSVYHVTDIPIIMSREFMIMFDPNINHISKHIRDKSNPGIKINWSKQQKRLRKFPNQFRPFINVFNCQLPLAQESPYKYDGTLFRLPFRTEQEAAVSEISSIYYNTTDIYSLVDEFSICGHRLILFTQHVGTMVLKYLKSEESSPAAAQDVVTINKSVWSSKAAYGPLSILKSAARVMKKVAATNRVPADIPKSGCIIRIVVEEFHNVFRRILDLQSPLFRGSEEDPSSYFEMAAKGSQSKRVTDEMPQKGVENTNWLICSCMDVTEALKFSLNESGKRLGLVPCGGVAVLLSEEENRKWTVKANASPIGEVFCYLPLRIKTGLPVHINGCFAVTSNRKEIWKTDTKGEWNSIFMRHVIVQAYLAALSMLRTMSENGELLEYSYYAAWPDPGLVHDDFNLICQGVYQEIAKGGDSDNAKVFSDGKTWVSIKYVRFLDDSLLCRPDVGPAAFKIFMKYLKKCGSQDLCAVELPDWVKEGFDDAGCKGKLLENTLTERQFFSDVFFPHIQDIDKDLRDPLMYYVLNEKLEDFASILRETPCIPCSGTSDRLVLPSRLIHPEGRVARLYNSDDGRFPEGSVKDYLNPVCLVKLVQLGMVKDDLSWEDLTERAESVMALNETDHVAACHRSSILLSLIDEKLKMTDPRGNEYVEKLQEIKFLPFLTKPAGFSLPWHGNNFPQSTMFSATELFTTDHQDTVCLMKPILNESSPSFKGCGPISLAVKDFLGLIKKPAVGLVISQLRELSKSFDGVTMYQENITNACYKYLHEEMMQSKIAKEEIMEELKTFCSILVENTYVNPSKVAFYLNFDAAPYLYQLPNKYRNSCRELFENVGVQPSFTVENFSTVLEMIKNECGRRCLTEDNFQLCRRIISEGIWSLIRDKTQEFCQSNYGQILLPDSNLTLQQSKSLCYNDCPWIKVRDTTVKYCHADIPREVAVKLGAIPKRHKALERYASNICFTTLGSEFGQKEKLTSRIKSILNAYPSEKEMLKELLQNADDAKATEIYFVFDPRTHPTDRIFDDKWVPMQGPSLCVYNNQPFTEDDIRGIQNLGRGTKEANPGKTGQYGIGFNSVYHITDCPSFISNNDILCIFDPHARYAPGATSVSPGRMFRDLDSDFRSQFSDVLNLYLGNCFKLERCTMFRFPIRTIEMAKISEISSVPASDRMVQNLLDKLRTDGAELLMFLNHMEKISICEIEHGTGELKTLYSVTAKITDGDRLKRKQFHASVVDSVTKKKQLMQIPVQQITYMMDIEDSDGNSTTWLVCNRSGFSDMEKVSKSVISAHKNEDITLFPRGGVAACTSHNYKKAHRAFCFLPLSLETGLPFHVNGHFALDSARRNLWRDDNGVGVRSDWNNNLMTALIAPAYVELLIQLKRRLFPGPDPTMTILQGTPIHVVKDILRKFLFFFPVNRLDIQPDWYCLVKAIYQCINLDLKRLLPVVRAPHLDNTDMHSAVYISWVNTSTSTKSRAFFDNLLQDELQHLKNTEYNITTRKSVAENVYRLKAMLLDVGFNLVHSCDETASLYFCLEDAGIPVSYVTPEDVRNFLLTFSSPDASCQVGKLPCRLQQSNFKLFHSLKLLVDYCFKDIEEDDIKIEGLPLLLTMDNMLQVFDSKRPKFLTGHHELIASRKELFMHTLYMRYSNILFKAGVAKVFDISGFGDLLGSVLPREYRTRTSVKWRENYASESWLKSAWHFISENIGIRDDQTEMKSKFETVLDILKDWALLPGIKFMVSSNKLVVPEYDVLLPLSLMYAAIFPNGQNDKVFHTLMKAGCFQVAVNKLCAKENPILPLLAQQTANIDSPSSILRALEYMIQNAAFKAVNLTDKDFEALLLYFNSNLTNLCQDDVQSLKLLPCYRTVNARHISIANFGACYILTKSIPSIDMEKWAHTTSATFLVDNPQLKELYAFLGCIPIDDLEVYLKHLLPKFDILSHDAKIQHLIYLKERLLALEESCDIKDQLYEKLETLSFIYDSTSRLKPAKAFYDQTVKVFEVMLPPKSFIPPDFFRKIEQMLKPKNGTMFLPSWITFLRKIGLKYIVSQQQVLQFAKEVSIKAQTENWSNEKVQIIVDVLLNHIFNERADLFEGAFLKELSMIPFLCPERAPAELVRLHPQHQEVNDTLPLIRFSGSQVNPKFKQTDIMQLLWTSCPILPEKATPGSIKDQEGSTLAGQEQLDQVLAQLNVNMDPPLEKVINNCKNICSVTNVDDDTIKTRNKVLRSTYEFLNADKREFRYQLRGVAFVMVEEGWKLLKPEEVVINLDNESDFKPYLYKLPLELGTFHQLFKVLGTEDVVSTKQYIEVLCRIYRSSEGKQLDPNEMRTVKRTVSGLFKSLQNEPVQIRKDLETLRDFTFYLPSHDGRLAKSNSLVFDDAPHYKSRIQGNVGVQMLVDMSQCYLGKDHAFHTKLIMLLPQKLRPRLLSSILEEQLDEESQKMCQFGALCSLQGRLQLLLSSEQFITGLIRIMKHENDNAYMVNEEKAIRLCKALCEGLKVSCFEKLQTTLRVKGCSPIPHSRSETLAFLKRYGTSVIHLYIQHSDSKDINFLLALAMTLKSATDNLISDTSYLIAMLGCNDIYRITEKLDNLGVKYDSTEPSKLELPLPGTPIPAEIHHILLMDPLNVFYPGEYVGYLVDSEGGDFLGSYQPTYTYAIIVQEVEREEESNPSFLGKYFQIDIGYSEYKIVSSLDLYKFSRQDETTHIRDGLPTTPTSPSESSSSGPRMVPPIFPDKENHKTPPTKLSPKKIKLNALPEILKEVTSVVEQAWKLPETERKKIIRRLYLKWHPDKNAENLDIATEVFKHLQKEISRMEKQAQAEQAADRASRRTFSASSTRFQSEKFSFQRFYTSWNQEATSHKSERQQFREQFTSYAGTSHSSRFFVPPSFKSVGNPVEARRWLRQARANFSAARNDLHKNANEWVCFKCYLATKLALIAADYAVRGKSDKDVKPTALAQKVEEYSTQLTGLAKDVHILEGYGVDSLRTRYPDLLPFPQIPNDRYTSEVAMRVMECTARIIIKLETFVQQKI